The genomic interval AGCCTAAAAGGCCACAAATTAACCCATTAGATTCCTCTGCTACTCGTACTTGATCACCAGCTTATAAATTACCCACTAAAGAGGTTCAAAATCGATTGGAGGAAAATGTTGTTGAAGTTCATACAAAGGAATTGGGCACCAAAAAGACGAGAGGTCAGACCAAAATGCAAATAATAATGGTGGAGtcataaatgaaattaaatgtaaGGTACAAGGAATATGGACAACCTAATAGACAAACATCGGTTGGGTTGTCCTCATTTTTTAGTTCACTTGTCAGAGAAGTGGTGCCGGTGACTATTGAAACTTGGAAGAAAATTTCAACGAGACAAAAAAAAGTACTGTGAAATTCTATCAAAGTatgtaataaataattatatattttataataaatataattcaaactTTCTTACATATCACTACGTGAATGCTTTTATTCTTTAGGCACGATATAATGTTGAAGAAGAATGGCAGAAGAAATATTTGTTTCAAAAGATAGGTGAGCTGTAGAGAGCAAGCAAATCTCGCCTAGTGAGTATAATTGAAAAAACTTCAAATGACGATGAGCTAATTAAACTAATGCCAgacaacatttcttcaatacaTGATTAGAATGACTTTATCAAAGATAAAACAAGTGCAAAATTTAAggtatgttgcataattattgagtaaatttatttatttgattcaaGGTTTGAAAACATGTAATCTTTATACCTTTGTTGAATACTTTGTTTGAGTATGATTTCAGgcaaaaaacaagaaatttaaggatatgaaagaaaaaaaaatcaacttccATACATATGTAGTCGTAGAGGCTATGCTCGACTAGCCGAAGATTTGGTAAAAATTTACATAATATTAATAGCATTATTATAATTAGCACTAGAGATAATATataactaaatatttttttccatgtAGAAAAATTATTCTTCTTCAATTCCAATTACCTAAGTAGATGTTTGGACAAAAGTACATGTGAAGAAAGATGGAAAACCCATTAACTCCCAAGTGGTCGAAACTATggttagattattttttttgtattttttcttaattttttaaagatattaaGTCAGATAAATCTCTATTGTGGGCTTTTGGTATTTGTTGTAGATTGAGTTATATCtgcagtttttttttaatcttggaATTTTATGTTTGAGTTATATCTATGATTTTTTAATGTTGTGAATTCGTGTTCGTCATAAGGCACCCCCCGCCTCTCTGTCTTagatgaactttttttttttttttttttaatgttcaaTGCGTAATCTCTTGTTGGCTTGTTGGCATTTTGAGTAGTAATTTAGTTCAAGTAGGAATTTCTAAATATTGTGAATTTGTGTTAGTCATAAGGCATCCCCCTCTCCCCCCTCTTATATAATCCTTTTTTATGTTCAGTACTTTATTGAGTTGGTTTTGTTTAAGTGATCTCTTGTTGGCTTGTTGATATTTGAGTAGTGATTTAGTTGAAGTAGGAGTTTTTTAATATTGTGAATTTGTGTTTGTGATATGGCATCCCCCCTCCCTCTCTCTTAAatgaactttttttcttttttcttttttttttttttttatgtttaatgcttttttGAGTTGGTTTTGTTTGAGTGATATCTTGTTGGCTTGGTGGCATTTCGAGTAGTaatttagttcaagtgggagtttctAAATGTTGTGAATTTGTGTTGGTCATAAGGCATCTCCCCTCTCCCCCTACCCCCTCCctcttaaattatattttttttatgctcAATATTTTATTGAGTTGGTTTTGTTTAAGTGATCTCTTGTTGACTCGTTGGCATTTGAGTAATGATTTAGTTCAAGTAGAAGTTTCTAAATGTTGTGAATTCGTATTAATTATTAGCCATCCCCCTCCCCAGCTCACTAGCTTCTTGGCATTTGAAcaatttcatgcatttttttttcttaggaGCGTATCGAACAAAATATGTGGGAACGTCTCGTTGAAGTAGTATAATTGACGATGCAATTAGCAGAGTTTTCGGACCCGATCATGGCCATGTACGAGGATTAGGATTCGATCTAACTAGATCAAAGTTATCTACATCAATTCAGAAAGATAAGACTATTGCATCTCTTGAAAGAAAATGTAACAACTTAGCAATAGATGTAGATGAATTGAAAAGCGTAGTAGTTTCCTTCATAAGGGACAAGGTAAAATTGTCCTAACTCTCTTTATATACTGAAATTGTGTTTTATATAacactttgaatatgttgtttGTATAGGAAAATATGAAAGAACAAAATTCTAATAATCCTGTTAGAGTATCAGCATCGGCAGATAATCCAACTTCAATCCTAAATTTCCCACTAGTAAATTCATTTATGACGTTTTCTATTCATTTAgtattcaaaattattattgtttgaaaattttctaaccATATTATTGGTGAAAAAGAGTGTTACTACCAACACTCCTCGTAAGTGTTTGATGCTAGAATGAGTTGGTACAGGAGAAGTCGTTGCTAAAGGTAGATGATCTAACAATGATCCATCAATCCTTTTCCATCACATACCTCTTAGCCTGAATGCAGTTTGCGTGTGGCTTGATACGGTAAAAGTACCAAATTCCTTTTTATGGAGACCTACATCTGACATTATTGTTATTGACGATTCTGTGGGCACTACTATTGCATGGTCAATGGATAAAGTCAAACTATGTAAGAAAATTTGGCTACTACTTTGTAATTAAGTGTTTAGTTAGTTCATTAGCTAATCTATTGTTATAGATAGATCGTGATGAATTATGAAAgctatttttgtttcattttttattaggTGATTGATTGAACAACAAACATCGTCAGAGCTACATATTTTGTGTGGCAGAATCTTGGTATCGCTATAATCTAAACATCTCTTTTTGTTGTATCAACATTTTGAGATTATATATGTAGtcattttatttagattaagaATTTACAAATTGTTCTATTAGGTCAGAACTTCGTTGGAACATACTTTCGATGACTATatcaaaccattttttttaatgaatatagtgttttatttcttttgtatgctataaatttgaatattttggttataattatgattgtaatttggatgAAATGTGAATTACATCTTTCTTCGTTTAGACAATTATATGGGCAAGCgaactctataaatatatgtttataattgATTTCACAATAATATTTGCAAAACAAAttgtaaaatctaaaaaaaaaaatgttattaacaAGTGCTATTAAAGATCAATTATACATTGCTTTTAGTATAACAAAACATGCTATAGAATTTTCATTAACATTAAAATTAATGCTTGAAAACGGGGTATAATTTATAGCTTTTCTCCATTACGATGAAAAAATGCTAATAAAAATAAGGTACTTTCAATAGCATGTCttttatagtattttttttattgctatGAAAACTTTTGATAGTACTTTTTTCAATACAATGAACGATTTAATAACATTGAGTTAAAGCTATCATATGTCAACTTTCTATAGTGATATTAATAGTTGCACAAAAATGTTATGAAAAGTTGAGGACTTTTAATAACATCGACTACGGCAGCATTTCAAAAACGCTATGGAAACATTTTGATAGCGTTTCTACAATGTGATTAAAACGGGCATTGAAACATTTTGATATCGGTTTTTATAGCATTGGAAAAAATGCTATTAAAATGtttcaataacattttatttagcGTTGAATAAACGCTATGGAAAGGTTTTGATAGCGATTTTATCACGCTATAGAAAATGCTATCACAACGTTTCAATATCGTTTCTTTTATGTTATGAAAACTTTTTATAGCATCATATATGCGTTATCAAAACGGTATTTTCATAGCGTTGAAAAAACGTTATAAAAAGTCATGgacttttaataacatgggTTACGACAACATTTCAAATATGCTATGGAATGTCTatcataacatttttttaacgCTATTGTAAGTgatatttcttgtagtgatcaATTAGCAAACATATTAAATCTGTAGCCCATCTACATACTATTAAATATCAATGAGCAagaatattaaatatttcaagTGTATCAACGATATAACAAAGATATGAGTGTATCAGTCATCAGTCAGCAAAAACTTAAAGTAAAACATGACtatatcaaatatttctctctgtATCTTTCTTCCCCCAACATCTCTCTTTCACCAACTCCATACCATTTGTCTCTGACCACCACTCTATCTCCCCGTCATTTACCTTTGTTGACCATCACATTTCCAATCACCAATTTCTGATCGcctcttctctctctctatctttctttctctcactatcaattaattgtttaggaaaaaatatgtaataaaaaGATAACTAGAAATTCAGATTTGATGTTTTTCCCATGTTTACAAAACATCAAATATGGGTGACATatgtacaaaataatatattcaaattGCTACCCAGTACAATTTCTCTTGGAAAAACGCTATGAAAAGTCGAGGACTTTCAATAATATCGGCAACAACATGCCTAAAAACGCTATGTtttttatagtatttttttattgCTATAATAAATTCTATTAGAAAGAAACCATAGCATTTTTGCTAACACTATGAAAAGTTTCATAACATTAAAATTATActataaaaaaacatattttagagtattttttataatattggAAAAATGTTATGAAATTTCACACGATTATGTGGATAAGCAATTTCACACGATTATCAATCTTTGAGGATGATACCTTGCTTTGCTAGGTTTTTATTATTCCGACACATGGAATTATGTGGTGTTTCACTCTTTGATGGTATTCAGACAGTTTGTCGGCACCCAACTGTTCCAACGACCTTCGAAGGCAATAGTATTATGTCAACAAACCCCGAATTTATCTCCACTCTGACACATGACAAAGATCGAGGAATATTAGCTTCGCATAGCTGATTAACCAAGAAGATACCATATATGTATTTTACCATAATGTATATGGATCCATGTTTATTACCCAACAACAACCACTACAATGAATTACATACGATAGCTTTACAAAATGCTTTCGTAGACTTTCTATAGCGTTTGTTTAATGCTGTCATAGGCAATGTTATTGAAAGTTGATACACTCATATCTTTGTTAAATATTTCAAGTGTACTTTTGGTGGTGAAGCTAAAGGAAGAATTATTGGTAGGGGACAACTACAACATTCAGGTCTCCCTACTTGATAGCACCGGAAATGCATCATCTTACTCAGATTAATTCGGGTTTATTGTGTGGTTGAATTTGTTTAATCAATGATTTTATATGTATCAAACATCGAAGAGGTAGATTTGAGCATTGGGATGAAAACTAACATAAAATGGAGCAATTGGAATCCAAACCGAGTGTCTAGGTCAAAGAGGTATCAAAATTATGATTTTTCCCCTGGAGGATCTAACGTTGCGACACTAGGAGGTGCCACTGAAGTCAGTAGCTTGAATTCAAGATAGCGTTGTGACACCATtgctgtaacgacccgagttcaagagtggtacatgaatgaactggtatcacatccgaatgagagggatcctgcggacatgaaagtatggttaaaagaagggcttaaaagaattgaaagttactacctataccaacaaggtgtaCCTTCCTTTTcgatggctcaatcataagaactccaaagttaagcgtgcttagcttgcttagcttggagcaatcctatgttgggtgacctcctgggaattttcctaagatgcatgtgagtgaggacaaaccATGTTGAAAGGACTCGTGTTGGTTTATGGGGACAAATTTCACTTCTAAAGCATTCAAGGAAAGGGAAGAAGTGAGGAAGAAGGGAGGATGACATAGCCAGGTCGCAGGGGATGTAAGGGAATATCGGAGCTATTAGGGGCCGAATCCGGATTCCGAATCTTGGGTCTGGTAGTATAATATGGAAAGGACCACAATGCTATTCCCAGTGCCTCGACACTATTTTCCCTCTATTTTCAGTATTAGGTTAGAGCAACTTGATCTCGATCCATCCGACTTCTCCACTATTTTCCCTCTATTTTCTTTCatctttatattgtatttttttctctctacctTTGTATTCATTGAAGATGAAGACTTGTATGGGCTAAGAGGTACTCTCTAGTCTAGGTTGAGGAAGAAAATCATGGTATTATGTTGTGAGAACTTGTAGTTAATATTTTCATCTTATGAATGATGTGATTCTTGAATGTATTTGAACTTCTATGTTCTGAATTATGTTTGGAGTTGGTGAACACCCttgcatattttcttttttcattgcTTTGCTAGTAGTTGACTCACATTCTGTAACATTTAGTTGTGTGTTAATTCTTAATAGCACAATTCAAAGCATGCTTGTCTGTAAATTAATTGGTTGTTTGTGATGATCCTTTTACAACATTGCATGTTTAGTTAAGTTTAGGAACAATATTGGTTATACTACTTATGCACTACTTAGTAACTAATCATCTTAATTTTATCGTTAGTCGTAATGCGAGTGTGAGATGCTTACGGGGTGTGTCGTACCTAACTCATTAAGGACTTAGTTTAATTAAGTATCTTGATTAATATCCTAGTACGCTTGACTCACGACACCACTGAGCAAGTTGGCTAAGCACTTGCATgattttgataactatttttgtATCCAATGAATAACTAAACTAATGGGTAGATTTGAATACCTAAGCTAAATCTTTTTCTCATTTGATAATCTCATTTCAACTCTTACCTTTTCTTTTCATGCTATTTACTTTTCTTGCTATTTACATTCAACTTGTGCAAACAAACAATCAATCCACCCTTTATTATCTTAAGAAACTTTGAATCTTGATTAGAAGAAACCGTAGTTGCTCCTTATGGATCGATCTAGCCTACTAATATTACAGGTTTGATTGGGTTTGGAGTTTATAAATGTATTTGGTGGTTGGAAAGGATTCAACACTCTATTCCTTCTTTATCACCACTCTAGATGGGACGATCCTAGAAGGTCTAAACCAATTTGATTAGCATAAATCAAATCACGTCTAGATGTAAATTTCTCAAAGGACAAATGTGTTGTAACAAACAGTGAAAACACATTAGTCATGTCAAGTACGTATACCTCTAATCACAATTAATTATGGATTAATAACAATATCTCTCACAGAGTATGTCATATCTCAAAGCATGATGAAGCAAACTTGGCGTACAAACGATTAGGATATGTCATTTTACTCTCTGTTTAAAAATATGTCATCCTTAAAGTCGTTATAGGCATACCTAATCTTCatcttgaagaaggaaaaatgtgTGGAGACTGTCAAGTTCGGAAATAGATCAAAATTTCCTATAGGAAAATGCAACATTTATCCACAACTAGAGTTGTCAAACTTCTTCATATGGATATGATAGGTCCTATGCAGGTAGAAAGCCTTGAGAAAAAACGTTTTGTATTAATTTATGTCGATGATTTCTCACTTTATACTAgggtggacttggttagagaaaAGTTGAACTAAACCAAAGTAAGTATTAGTTAAAACAAGCCTATAAAGGAATAAGAGTGATAGAGTAGGAATCGCATTATTTTGTTCAATAGTTGCATGCAACAAGAGGAAGGGTTGTAACCAAACCTTGGTAAAATTTAGTCCAAACCATTTGATAGAATCTTATCCATAATCGGGCGAGCTTTACACATGGTTTCTAAAGGCTTCACTTTATGAAGGGTGATACCTCCACCTTCAGTCATGTCAACATTTTTATATCCTCCAGCCGTTTTCCACTCGTAACATTGAATCAATAATCCCAAAGTCAATCCTATGAAACGTAAAGCCATAGTTTCCCCAGGACAAGCCCTCCTTCCAATTCCAAAAGGAATGATTTTATTCGACTGCAATCCATTCACTACCCCCAAGAATCTCTCGGGTCGGAAGCTGGTTGGGTCGTCCCACAACTTCGGATCTATGTGAATTGCCCAAGCATTGACCAACAACGTCGTTCCACGTGGAATGTTGTAGCCTGCGATGGTACAATCGTCGGAGGAATAATGTGTGAGGAGCATTGGTGCTGGGGGGTGCAATCGAAAGGTCTCGGAAATAATGGCTTGAAGGTAGTTGAGGTTGGAGAGATCTGCTTCTTCAAGCGGTCGGTCTTGACCAATCTTAGTGTCTATCTCAGCCTTGGCTTTGGCTAATATATCCAGATGGTTGAGTAGTTGAGTCATGGCCCAATCTAAAGTTACAGATGATGTGTCCACTCCCGCACGCAACAGAACCTATACGAGAATGTGGATTAAATGCTTAAAAATTATATTCAAGCTAACAAATactaaaaattacttttttttttttttaattcaaaattacttgaaaaatgctttaaatcatttgaaatcaatttgaatAATACTACAAATATCTTTAAAAGGGTTAAATTAAACATTGAATTGATTTTGAGCGATTAAATGTGCattttattgtaattctaaATATGACTAAAGTGATTTtgacaatttcaaaatcattccCCAACATGCACTTATAGATATGGACACTAAAACTTCTCATTTAACCCATTTTTCCAACCTTTtctaattacatttattttaaatctaacAAATTGTAAGTATAAAACTTagttttaaatactattttggttttaaatatttataactttttacaaaaatagcTACTTGATCCCATTTGCAAAATTTAAACACAATTTCcttaataaaaattgaagacTACAATGAAGTTTAGTATCATACTAAAATTTTGAGGGAaggaaatgaaataaaaataaaataaaatgatcaaaatggttatattttaaatgttaaacTACCAAAAATACCTTTGATTTATGAGATTGATTTCACTTATACCTCTAACTTTTAAAACTCTCACCTTTAACTatgaaatttaaagtttttAGTCATTAAATTTACCCtgatatattttaaatgtttgacTGAAGCTCGTTAAGTGAACCAAGATTTTCCGTTCATGGAGTTTACAATATTCAATTTCGATTTACTCTGTTTCAGTCTCTAAGTTACGAAAATTCAAAGAAGAAACCAaaacatgaaaaacaaaaaaccgaTTAGATTGAACAACTGGGGTTGGATTACTAACCAGAACGATCCCTTTGATGATCTGATCGGTATAATATTCGGGTTCAGAGATCTGCAATTCAAGAAGCCGATGAAGCAGAGAAATCTGTTCTTCTCTTCCCAATCCTTTCTTATTCCGCTGTTCTTCAACCAATTCTTGCATAAATCGATCCTCTCTAtgcttcctttctttttccttcttgctttttctttttcagcaaaCAGTCTAAGAAACCGCCGCGGAGAAATCTGCCGCCCAGTCCACCGTCAGCTTTCCATTCACGGTCAGTCTCCACCTCACAACGCCGACCCACCGGAACTTCCAAAACATCGCTGCCAAAATACGGACTATTTTCACTCTCCGATTCGGATCTCGCCTTGCTGTCATAGTCTCTCACTCCAGATAGGCCCAGAAATGCTCTCACCAAAAACGACGTTGTTTTCGCCCAACGCGCCCCCGTTCCTCCATCAGCATACTCGGCTACAACACTCACCACCATGTCCCGGCCCACCTTACGGCGACCACTGGCGAACCTCCGTTCGTCTCGCCACGTGGAGATCTTCTCCACGGCGGCGTCTCAACGCTCTTCTGCATCCGGAAGGTATGAATATCCGGCGATTGTTGGTCAAACCCCGATTCGGAATCTTTCGCTAATGTAGGAGTTGAAATCAATGTTTTCAGAACTTGAGTTGTCAACACACGTGATTGAGGGGTCGTCGCCGGAAAAACGGTACTACGGCGAGGAGGTTTCCGATGAGGCGGAGGCGCGGGAGTTCAGAGAGCTTATGGAGGAGATTTCTCATTCACGGAGGAGAGCTTCGCAATGGGGGACGAATTCTGCCCATTCTGAAATGGATTGGGTTTAACGGATATGAAAATGAGTTGGCCGAAATTGACGAAAGGAGGGCCNNNNNNNNNNNNNNNNNNNNNNNNNNNNNNNNNNNNNNNNNNNNNNNNNNNNNNNNNNNNNNNNNNNNNNNNNNNNNNNNNNNNNNNNNNNNNNNNNNNNgacttcgaacttgaggttgctcgggttcttcttgatgttgctctggtacctctgcaggcgcttcataatataaatattcattatgctctccacgaccccgaccatgtccatgcacgtatgaagatgaaagaccagcctctgagtcataatgtcctgaaccaaatgttgacatcatcatcatcggactaacataatcagtttgactatGCGTCTGCGTCATAGAGGGCAACTCTTCCatattatgtgcaacctcatcaaactcatcctcttcccgaacaggtcttctatgtctaggagctggtgaaggaacaataggtatatcgtacatataatgaatttcctccatatagctttggttgtcactacatatagcaaaaACCTGGTTCGGACCATTCACAAtctcacggagtctactgttattcgatctctgtgaattataaaacaattagacaatatttaaaataaatttaaattaaaaaatagacaatattcattcatttaccaaatGACCCACAACTGCTCctggacgagtgacgtagcgtcttgtgatattattataccaatgaatatattctggagtgacatctgtgacaaactgttcaagagaaacccccactgcaataaacattacacgatagtgccatcgcactatcAAATGTGCAACCTTTTCaaaccaatctccagtccttaggttAATATCATGCAATACaagttcagtattacaaggcgatagGACATCCtactgaaaaccgaattgtctcatcaccctgttaGGAAGATgacactcaccaatgtgaaaacatatgagaagactcatcgtccgccatatgttttgaccattcgtacaaaagtTAGGGaaagtatgcacaataattttgtatggctcccaaataacctgaaacacaaaatattatattagagaatattaaagaaaaatacaataaaaatgtgaataaaacaatcaattaggtttagtgtaatgtacctgttcaggttgaagcagatcaaacatgtatctatattggttgactacatgtgtagctgtcctagtcacacaaaatttgtctcttcacctaaatttttaaattgataatttagaatttaaattaattagataagtgatataaaaattaaattgaattaaaacaacataccgagaactgtaggctcgtccaactaactgagcgtcattaacttGATATAGTTGTGGAGCCATTATtagaaatcgctcccaagcccatagttgcaaaagtatgagaggtccagctatctctcgaacctcaggtcttgttgctttgcatagttgtctatataaccatgccaagcatgctccaccccacaaataccgccccgcatcatggaggttagctaacagtggcaggaacatcaagtgaacaaaatgacttgatttatctaaaaacagacttccacccatcatttgtagtatatatacTCGCGCATATCTTATAACNCACCCCTtcacgtcaatcccacaagcctccgtctaattcgaaatgataaaaaatgcataggttgttagaagcagctcgagtacacagatacatatagtataccatctcattactttatttcctctatgagagaaaaagaaaagtaataaacctgcaatctcagggtggatgtgtgtcgaaacttcaacctttgaCAACCTAAGTGAGATTCGTGAGATTTCctttgtcgagggttgaagttttggcctatgtattgtttccaagtttttctttgttcatcGAGTTCTCAATGTTCGACCtccacattagtcgagttctcaaTGTTCGACCCCTaacctcgaactcccaaaacaacaatattcctctaataagtttcaaaacaacaatatttctctaataagttttgaaaacaacaatattaatattaaaggtccataTTTTATtgacatcaatattttaatccttGGTCTAGACTTGTAATATCCcgaatttcaggaaaatttaagttaattatctaaaattattgagtttaaatttccctttcatttgaaaaatttggattaaattgaaataattgaaaaacttttattggttaaattgactttaattgattagatattcgaactgattatcttgaaaatattgaattttgcatcctttgattttggattttagggccaacttaaaaaaaaaattaaaatttgaaaaaaaaattatttgcatggaatttaattgattagatattcgaactgattatcttgaaaatttgattttggatcttatgccctttaattttggtttttgaagcctaaattaagataatttgaaaagttaattgatttataaatttaatgaaatctttagagattttggagatattatgataaaatttatcttttcaaaatttgaaaaaaaaaataaaaaaaactgagattttttcgaaattaaatgagagtgaaaagaagCCAAAAATTGGGGAGAAAACAATTCAATTTTTCAACGACAACTTTCACAAAATTTTCGATTGCTGAAGTTTGAACCGTTGAAGCGTGGAgcgtgctcaaatttggtcaatTTTTTTGAGACGTATAGAGTTatattttgaacggttggatcgttgtttgaagctctAGTTTATTCGTAATCAttgctgaataaaatctgtaaaactagaaaGTCCCcttctctcactctc from Benincasa hispida cultivar B227 chromosome 10, ASM972705v1, whole genome shotgun sequence carries:
- the LOC120087862 gene encoding cytochrome P450 81Q32-like, whose protein sequence is MQELVEEQRNKKGLGREEQISLLHRLLELQISEPEYYTDQIIKGIVLVLLRAGVDTSSVTLDWAMTQLLNHLDILAKAKAEIDTKIGQDRPLEEADLSNLNYLQAIISETFRLHPPAPMLLTHYSSDDCTIAGYNIPRGTTLLVNAWAIHIDPKLWDDPTSFRPERFLGVVNGLQSNKIIPFGIGRRACPGETMALRFIGLTLGLLIQCYEWKTAGGYKNVDMTEGGGITLHKVKPLETMCKARPIMDKILSNGLD